One segment of Candidatus Acidiferrales bacterium DNA contains the following:
- a CDS encoding SDR family oxidoreductase yields the protein MELGLKGRVAIVAAASKGLGRAVAEALSREGAEVAICARSSANLRKAAESIRTATGREVFHRELDVTDAKAVRDFVVAVEERFGSVDVCVTNAGGPPAKKFLEISLDEWRAAVDLTLMSAVYFAREVLPRMQMRGWGRLLAVTSVSVKQPIDNLLLSNSIRAAVTGLMRTLANEFGPSGITVNCICPGYTLTERLDELIGVQAKNAGLEREKILERLGTQVPLGRIGKPEEFAAMVAFLASERASYINGCSIPVDGGWVKSLL from the coding sequence ATGGAACTTGGTTTGAAGGGACGCGTGGCTATCGTAGCTGCAGCAAGCAAGGGGCTGGGACGCGCAGTGGCGGAAGCGCTCTCGCGCGAAGGCGCGGAAGTCGCTATTTGCGCGCGTTCATCCGCGAATCTTAGGAAAGCCGCAGAGTCCATTCGCACAGCTACCGGCCGCGAGGTTTTTCACCGCGAACTCGATGTTACGGATGCGAAGGCTGTCCGCGATTTCGTTGTGGCCGTCGAAGAGCGCTTCGGCTCCGTCGACGTTTGCGTCACCAATGCGGGAGGTCCTCCCGCGAAAAAATTTCTGGAAATCTCCTTGGACGAATGGCGCGCGGCCGTTGACCTCACATTGATGAGCGCAGTTTATTTTGCACGCGAAGTTCTTCCTCGCATGCAGATGCGCGGCTGGGGTCGCTTGCTGGCCGTCACTTCCGTCTCCGTCAAGCAGCCCATCGACAATCTGCTGCTCTCCAATTCCATACGCGCCGCGGTCACGGGACTCATGCGCACACTTGCGAATGAATTCGGCCCAAGCGGCATCACTGTGAATTGCATTTGCCCGGGGTATACACTCACCGAGCGCCTTGATGAACTCATCGGCGTGCAGGCGAAGAATGCCGGCCTTGAGCGCGAAAAAATCCTGGAGCGCTTGGGCACGCAAGTGCCGCTTGGCCGTATCGGCAAACCGGAAGAGTTTGCCGCTATGGTCGCATTTCTTGCATCCGAGCGCGCCAGCTACATCAACGGCTGCTCGATTCCTGTCGATGGTGGCTGGGTGAAGAGCTTGCTGTAA
- a CDS encoding cupin domain-containing protein: MPNVTSWEKIETEKLNEQISRKMIFGEKAMLARIALAKGAVVPRHSHVNEQITWILSGALKLSFDDGDRVVRGGEMLLIPSNVPHSAVALEDTIDIDIFGPPREDWIKKTDAYLRGQK, encoded by the coding sequence ATGCCAAATGTCACATCTTGGGAAAAGATCGAAACGGAAAAACTCAACGAGCAAATCTCGCGAAAGATGATTTTTGGCGAAAAGGCTATGCTCGCGCGGATCGCTCTCGCGAAGGGAGCCGTTGTTCCTCGCCATTCGCATGTGAACGAGCAAATCACGTGGATCCTTTCCGGCGCGCTGAAACTGAGCTTCGATGATGGCGACAGAGTTGTTCGCGGCGGCGAGATGCTTCTGATTCCGTCGAATGTTCCACACTCGGCGGTGGCGCTTGAAGATACGATAGACATCGATATTTTCGGGCCGCCTCGCGAGGATTGGATCAAGAAGACCGACGCCTATTTGCGCGGCCAAAAATAA
- a CDS encoding isoprenylcysteine carboxylmethyltransferase family protein: protein MNLFAWIAAVIFFLQLPNPLFWLVVHPLARFWRGRIRAAYVTAVSVAWSAVTGLLITFHSKIFRGEGPSKTEIGIGLLLIAFDLWLFGKVHRDLGTSRLIGKTELSGGGEVARTGIYSYMRHPRYAGMIASVAGACLLAATRLMWAIAGVWLLLVATVIALEERELRVRFGPAYEEYCQRVPRFLPYRLLTRTK, encoded by the coding sequence ATGAATCTGTTTGCGTGGATTGCAGCGGTCATCTTCTTTCTACAATTGCCCAATCCTCTTTTCTGGCTGGTCGTGCACCCGCTTGCTCGTTTTTGGCGAGGCCGAATAAGAGCGGCGTACGTTACGGCGGTCAGCGTAGCTTGGAGCGCCGTGACAGGGCTGCTGATTACATTCCACAGCAAAATTTTTCGGGGTGAAGGTCCCAGCAAAACCGAAATCGGAATCGGACTACTCTTGATTGCTTTCGACTTGTGGCTTTTCGGGAAAGTGCACCGTGATCTGGGAACTTCGCGGCTGATTGGCAAGACAGAGCTTTCCGGTGGCGGCGAAGTGGCGCGGACTGGGATCTATTCGTACATGCGCCATCCTCGATACGCAGGCATGATTGCGTCCGTGGCTGGAGCTTGCTTGCTGGCTGCGACGCGACTGATGTGGGCGATTGCGGGAGTGTGGCTGTTGCTTGTAGCGACCGTCATTGCACTTGAAGAACGAGAATTGCGCGTGCGTTTCGGCCCGGCCTACGAGGAATACTGCCAGCGCGTGCCGCGGTTTCTGCCCTACCGGCTGCTGACTAGAACAAAGTGA
- a CDS encoding APC family permease, translating into MAIIDVLCGRPLRSSEERGEKLGAAAGISVFGLDALSSAAYGPEAALALLASLGALSAVYILPITISIIILLWIVYFSYRQTIEAYPNGGGSYTVAGQNLGPAAGLLAAGALMIDYVLTAAVGISAGVGALVSAVPSLEPHTTGICVGILALITLINLRGVRETGIIFMVPTWLFVGTLLTMLGIGIAKTLAAGGHPVPVEAPPVLPAATGAVGLWLLLKAFSSGCTAMTGVEAVSNGVKAFREPVAKTAQRTLTIIVMVLVALLAGIAFLSRVYHISATNPGPGYQSVLSQLTAAVAGRHTFYYLTIASILLVLSLSANTAFADFPRLSRLLARDGYLPSPLAVQGRRLVYTSGILVLALLCGAMLILFHGVTDRLIPLYAVGAFLAFTLSQAGMVVHWRRAGGKKSRAAMFVNLFGAICTGVTIIVVVTTKFVEGAWITVLMIPSIIALMYGIRHHYDRVAEEIADPAPLVLHDLRAPIVVMPMITWNKIVRQGLQFALNLSSEIYVLHVDCGNEQEMDVRKSWSEDVETPMKNAGLPAPKLTILKSPYRFVINPIVDYVLRITSKEPDRQIAVIIPELVQKRWYQYFLHNQRAEWLKAALLLKGNEKVVIINIPWYLKS; encoded by the coding sequence ATGGCGATCATCGACGTTTTGTGCGGCCGGCCGCTGCGCTCCTCCGAGGAAAGAGGAGAGAAATTGGGCGCCGCAGCAGGGATCTCCGTTTTCGGCCTCGATGCGCTCAGCTCCGCGGCGTACGGCCCGGAAGCAGCTCTGGCATTGCTGGCTTCGCTTGGCGCGCTGAGCGCGGTCTATATTCTTCCCATTACAATCAGCATCATCATCCTGCTTTGGATCGTCTATTTTTCCTATCGACAGACGATTGAGGCGTACCCCAATGGCGGCGGGTCTTACACTGTGGCGGGACAAAACCTGGGGCCAGCGGCAGGATTGCTCGCAGCCGGCGCGCTGATGATCGATTACGTTTTAACCGCCGCGGTTGGAATTTCCGCAGGAGTGGGTGCACTGGTTTCCGCCGTGCCGTCGCTCGAACCGCACACAACAGGAATCTGTGTCGGGATACTGGCCCTGATAACTCTTATCAATCTGCGCGGTGTGCGCGAAACGGGCATCATCTTCATGGTTCCTACATGGCTTTTCGTTGGAACACTGCTCACGATGCTGGGCATCGGAATTGCGAAAACCCTGGCAGCCGGCGGACATCCCGTTCCTGTGGAAGCGCCTCCTGTTTTGCCAGCCGCGACGGGAGCTGTAGGCCTGTGGCTGCTCCTGAAAGCGTTTTCCAGCGGATGCACGGCGATGACGGGAGTAGAGGCCGTCAGCAATGGCGTTAAAGCATTTCGCGAACCGGTCGCGAAAACGGCGCAGAGAACGCTGACGATAATCGTGATGGTCCTGGTGGCGCTGCTCGCAGGCATCGCATTTTTATCGCGAGTCTATCATATAAGCGCGACGAATCCCGGCCCTGGATATCAAAGTGTGCTTTCGCAACTTACTGCCGCGGTCGCCGGACGCCATACTTTCTACTACCTGACGATTGCGTCGATCCTTCTCGTGCTTTCGCTTTCTGCGAACACAGCCTTCGCGGATTTTCCGCGCCTGAGCCGATTGCTCGCCCGGGACGGCTATCTTCCGAGCCCTCTGGCTGTTCAAGGACGAAGGCTTGTGTACACGTCTGGAATCCTCGTGCTGGCGCTGCTTTGCGGAGCGATGCTCATCCTTTTCCACGGAGTGACGGACAGACTGATTCCGCTTTATGCCGTAGGAGCATTTCTGGCATTCACGCTTTCGCAGGCGGGAATGGTGGTTCACTGGCGGCGCGCGGGCGGGAAGAAATCGCGCGCGGCGATGTTCGTGAATCTCTTCGGAGCTATTTGCACGGGGGTCACGATAATCGTCGTGGTGACAACGAAGTTTGTCGAGGGCGCATGGATCACCGTGCTGATGATTCCTTCGATCATTGCTCTCATGTATGGAATCCGGCACCACTACGATCGGGTGGCCGAGGAAATCGCGGACCCGGCGCCGCTGGTTTTGCACGACCTTCGCGCGCCAATCGTTGTGATGCCCATGATTACGTGGAACAAGATCGTTCGCCAGGGACTGCAATTTGCACTCAATCTCTCTTCAGAAATTTATGTTTTGCACGTGGATTGCGGGAATGAGCAGGAGATGGATGTACGAAAGAGCTGGAGTGAGGACGTCGAGACGCCCATGAAGAATGCCGGCTTGCCAGCGCCGAAATTGACGATACTGAAGTCTCCCTATCGTTTTGTGATCAACCCGATTGTGGATTATGTCCTCAGGATCACGTCGAAGGAACCGGACCGGCAGATCGCTGTGATCATTCCGGAGCTTGTGCAAAAGCGGTGGTACCAATATTTCCTGCACAATCAGCGCGCGGAATGGCTGAAAGCCGCGTTGTTGTTAAAGGGCAACGAGAAAGTCGTAATCATCAATATTCCGTGGTATTTGAAATCATGA
- a CDS encoding site-2 protease family protein: MDTRTIVLGVIWYLVFLFSTVCHESAHALAAKLGGDLTAFHGGQVTLNPIPHMKREPFGTIVVPILSYILAGWMIGWASAPYDPAWAQRYPRRSAWMALSGPAANFVLMIAAGIGIHIGMAIGVFRAPESASFTRITEAMAKGGPAEFAATVLSILFVLNLLLGTFNLLPFPPLDGHNGITVLFPERVATRFIRGSFAGLGFAGLLIAWFVYDKAFPIIFKLALNLLYPGAHYG; encoded by the coding sequence ATGGACACGCGAACGATTGTATTGGGAGTCATTTGGTATTTGGTCTTCCTCTTTTCGACTGTGTGTCATGAGAGCGCACACGCGCTGGCGGCCAAACTCGGCGGCGATCTCACTGCTTTCCATGGCGGACAGGTTACGCTCAATCCTATTCCACACATGAAGCGCGAACCATTCGGCACAATCGTGGTGCCGATCCTGTCATACATTTTGGCCGGCTGGATGATTGGATGGGCCAGTGCGCCATACGATCCGGCCTGGGCGCAACGATACCCTAGACGATCCGCATGGATGGCACTCTCTGGGCCCGCAGCAAACTTTGTGCTGATGATCGCGGCGGGCATAGGCATTCACATTGGAATGGCTATCGGAGTATTTCGGGCCCCGGAGAGCGCTTCCTTTACGCGAATCACAGAGGCCATGGCAAAGGGCGGACCGGCGGAATTCGCAGCGACGGTGCTGAGCATTCTTTTCGTCCTCAATCTCTTGCTGGGAACATTCAATTTGCTCCCCTTCCCGCCGCTGGACGGACACAACGGCATCACCGTTTTATTCCCAGAACGCGTTGCCACACGCTTTATTCGTGGAAGTTTTGCAGGATTGGGATTTGCAGGGCTCCTGATTGCATGGTTTGTGTATGACAAGGCATTCCCCATCATTTTCAAACTCGCATTGAATCTGCTGTATCCGGGGGCACATTACGGATGA
- a CDS encoding carboxypeptidase-like regulatory domain-containing protein: MKLRLVVLLGLLAFLVGIISPRTLHAQTVASATVVGTVTDQSGAVIPGAVVKLTNTSTGISLTTTANGAGQYTFPTVTPGPYQIEVTKQGFRKATIQNLAIDVSKSYLVNVPMQVGEVAQSITVEAGAGVQLETTTAQVGNVINSEEMENLPTLTHNATELITLQPSVSPGMGDNTFPMPEPRVSGAIDDQNTYTVDGIDISDNLVGAGTWIPVSIDSVQEFDIGVTNPNSTFGRSSGGQINLLGRHGTNAYHGSVYWYTQNSAFNANSWDLNAAGVAQPHLDDNRGGVRFGGPIIKNKTFIFANYELRRFPESTIFTREVPTANLKAGILTFKDAAGNVDTYNLKTSAACGPSGLTACDPRGLGISPTVQDFWNLMPGGNFGGVGDGLNETGYRGTVSSPLDTDYGVLRLDHNFTDKWRFSGSYSYWRNISYGTQISILNGNPSDVSTSPYRTAMVTGQLTTLISPTLTNTFRFGWVRNWQNFQVESPAVTAAQFNLPGTATGLSSDPYVAINPAEGLLNAPVDNTSAGARFQDYFEKSVQFTDGIDWTRGKHTIEFGTDDRHLPMLTDRADKVVNGITSLVSVMDSVDQTGAFLSIPASNSPQPCGGAITTNCLPASQLGNWNSLYAGSLGLIDNTSILAVRDGGLNPLPFGTPLSNNTVQNQFYFYGQDIWRATNSLTLSYGLSYGWQTPPSDTLGRQTILINASSGQFISAPGYLGDKLTAAEQSNIYNPTTGYIPVNTAHHSVFSTDWGDWAPRVSAAWNPSFDNGFLSRVFGDRKSVIRAGYSMVYDRESTIETVVIPMLGVGFGQTINSILPNCTGSCSNPAASDFRVGVDGNIPLPTVPAISNPVIPSTPFGEILSFQDDPNFKVGRSNNVDLDIQRELPHSMLLEVGYISHWASRLPSSVDINNSPYMFKDSASRQTFAQAFDAVGAAVRSGNTPSTQPFFENQLPGYAAAVCGGGTNTACLVSKESSAFQFGLVQTMFQNMDLYRLGQGLQPYDNLQTVLSELRTYVGSSTYNGLIVSLQKKTSRGLTFQVNYTFSKSLDQGLINQDNAGYYLNSYYTNASYGPSIYDRRHLITGDYVYQLPIGNGHRFHFNNGLDRAISGWYWSGIFEAYSGLPNTVGESPEVWGVSSIIGGNVPAIPTVPSSQLNNKLHSGVTGSGGIGTATDPANGGTGLNVFANPQAAFGDFRDVNISTDGRDGSANPFRQLGMWNYDMAVGKSTAIHENISMDFSAQFLNVFNNVNFATPGLSLQSPSNFGEITSTFVPANREASSRWIELGLRLNF; the protein is encoded by the coding sequence GTGAAACTAAGGCTGGTTGTCCTGCTGGGCCTGTTGGCTTTTCTCGTGGGAATTATTTCTCCGCGAACACTTCATGCACAGACGGTGGCTTCGGCAACCGTGGTGGGCACAGTGACGGATCAGAGTGGCGCGGTGATTCCCGGAGCTGTGGTGAAACTGACGAACACCTCTACGGGTATCTCACTGACCACGACCGCGAACGGAGCGGGCCAGTACACGTTTCCTACAGTCACGCCCGGACCATACCAGATTGAAGTGACCAAGCAGGGCTTTAGAAAGGCCACGATTCAAAATCTCGCGATTGACGTCTCCAAGAGCTATTTGGTGAATGTCCCTATGCAGGTTGGAGAAGTTGCCCAGTCCATTACAGTCGAGGCTGGTGCCGGCGTTCAGTTGGAGACGACCACGGCACAGGTTGGCAATGTTATTAATAGTGAAGAAATGGAAAACCTACCCACACTGACGCACAATGCCACGGAGCTAATTACCCTCCAACCGTCTGTCTCTCCCGGAATGGGTGACAACACTTTCCCGATGCCGGAACCTCGCGTTTCCGGCGCGATCGATGATCAGAATACGTACACGGTCGACGGCATCGACATCAGCGACAATCTCGTCGGCGCTGGTACGTGGATTCCCGTCTCAATCGATAGCGTGCAAGAATTCGACATCGGTGTCACAAATCCGAACTCCACGTTCGGGCGCAGCTCTGGCGGACAGATCAACCTTCTTGGCCGCCACGGAACGAACGCATATCACGGCTCGGTTTATTGGTACACACAGAATAGCGCTTTTAACGCTAATTCTTGGGACTTGAATGCCGCTGGCGTGGCTCAGCCCCATCTGGATGACAATCGTGGTGGCGTCCGCTTCGGTGGCCCGATTATCAAGAACAAGACCTTCATCTTTGCTAATTATGAACTTCGCCGATTTCCGGAATCCACGATATTCACAAGAGAGGTTCCGACGGCAAATCTGAAAGCTGGCATCCTCACATTTAAGGATGCGGCTGGGAACGTCGACACTTACAACCTGAAGACTTCTGCGGCGTGCGGCCCGAGCGGTCTCACAGCTTGCGACCCTCGTGGCCTTGGCATCAGCCCCACCGTTCAGGATTTCTGGAACCTGATGCCAGGGGGTAATTTCGGCGGCGTGGGCGACGGCTTGAATGAGACTGGCTATCGAGGCACAGTTTCTTCTCCTCTAGATACGGACTATGGCGTGCTGCGCCTGGACCACAACTTTACGGATAAGTGGCGCTTTTCCGGCAGCTACTCGTATTGGCGCAATATATCGTATGGCACCCAAATCAGTATTCTCAATGGAAATCCATCGGACGTAAGCACTTCGCCGTACCGCACGGCCATGGTGACCGGACAATTGACCACCCTGATTTCTCCCACGTTGACGAATACGTTCCGGTTTGGATGGGTTCGCAACTGGCAGAACTTCCAGGTGGAGAGTCCTGCTGTGACCGCAGCGCAGTTTAATTTGCCCGGAACGGCCACCGGTCTCAGCTCTGACCCGTACGTCGCGATTAACCCGGCCGAGGGTTTGCTGAATGCGCCTGTCGATAATACTTCCGCCGGCGCGCGTTTTCAGGATTATTTTGAAAAGAGCGTTCAATTTACGGATGGCATCGACTGGACCAGGGGCAAGCATACGATTGAATTTGGTACAGACGATCGCCATCTCCCGATGCTGACCGACCGTGCCGATAAGGTGGTAAACGGCATCACGTCTCTAGTGAGCGTGATGGACAGCGTGGACCAGACGGGTGCATTCCTCTCCATTCCTGCATCGAATTCGCCACAACCTTGCGGAGGCGCAATCACGACCAATTGCCTGCCCGCAAGCCAACTGGGAAATTGGAACTCGCTTTATGCAGGGTCTCTGGGGCTAATCGACAATACATCCATCTTGGCTGTCCGCGATGGGGGCCTGAACCCGCTTCCTTTCGGGACGCCATTGAGCAATAACACCGTCCAGAACCAGTTCTACTTCTACGGTCAAGACATTTGGCGCGCGACGAATTCGCTGACCTTGAGCTATGGTCTCTCTTATGGTTGGCAAACTCCCCCATCGGACACTTTGGGGCGCCAGACGATCTTGATTAATGCTTCGAGCGGACAGTTTATCTCTGCGCCCGGCTACTTGGGCGACAAGCTGACCGCCGCGGAACAGAGCAACATTTACAATCCAACGACCGGATATATACCTGTGAATACGGCCCATCACTCGGTCTTCAGTACTGACTGGGGTGACTGGGCACCGCGCGTCTCAGCGGCGTGGAATCCCAGTTTTGATAATGGATTTTTGAGCCGTGTGTTTGGCGACAGGAAGTCAGTTATCCGTGCCGGCTACTCGATGGTCTATGACCGCGAGTCCACAATCGAGACGGTCGTGATTCCAATGCTTGGAGTGGGTTTCGGTCAAACGATCAACAGTATTCTCCCCAACTGCACTGGAAGCTGCTCAAACCCAGCGGCTTCGGATTTCAGAGTGGGAGTGGATGGGAACATTCCGTTGCCGACCGTTCCAGCCATCTCTAATCCAGTTATCCCGAGTACACCGTTCGGCGAAATCCTTTCGTTCCAAGACGACCCCAATTTTAAAGTCGGCCGCAGTAACAACGTGGACTTGGATATTCAGCGAGAATTGCCCCACAGTATGTTGTTGGAAGTGGGTTATATCTCGCACTGGGCCTCCCGGCTCCCAAGCTCCGTTGACATCAACAACTCGCCCTACATGTTCAAGGACTCGGCCTCGCGCCAGACTTTTGCTCAGGCGTTTGACGCCGTGGGCGCTGCCGTTCGCTCTGGCAATACGCCTTCCACGCAGCCTTTCTTTGAAAATCAGCTGCCCGGGTATGCCGCGGCGGTCTGCGGGGGCGGCACGAACACGGCTTGTCTTGTTTCAAAGGAAAGCTCGGCCTTCCAGTTTGGGTTGGTGCAGACCATGTTCCAGAACATGGATCTTTACCGGCTTGGCCAGGGCTTGCAACCGTACGATAACCTTCAAACCGTTCTCTCTGAATTGCGCACGTATGTCGGCTCGTCAACGTACAATGGGCTGATCGTCAGCTTGCAAAAGAAAACGTCACGCGGGTTGACTTTCCAGGTGAACTACACATTTTCGAAGTCCCTTGACCAGGGCCTCATCAACCAGGACAACGCGGGCTACTACCTGAATAGCTACTATACGAACGCCAGCTATGGCCCGTCGATCTATGATCGCAGACACCTGATCACAGGCGACTACGTCTATCAGCTTCCAATTGGCAATGGCCATCGATTCCATTTCAATAATGGTCTCGATCGCGCCATCAGCGGTTGGTACTGGTCAGGTATTTTCGAGGCATACTCCGGTCTGCCAAATACAGTCGGCGAAAGCCCCGAGGTTTGGGGCGTGTCGTCTATCATCGGAGGCAATGTCCCGGCGATTCCAACCGTCCCGTCCTCGCAACTTAACAATAAACTGCATTCGGGTGTGACGGGTTCGGGAGGCATTGGCACCGCAACCGATCCCGCCAACGGCGGAACCGGCCTCAACGTATTTGCCAATCCGCAAGCAGCTTTCGGTGACTTCCGCGATGTGAATATCAGCACCGATGGTCGCGACGGGTCGGCCAATCCATTCCGGCAGTTGGGCATGTGGAACTACGATATGGCCGTGGGCAAGTCCACGGCGATTCACGAAAACATTTCAATGGATTTCTCCGCTCAGTTCCTCAATGTATTCAACAACGTGAACTTTGCGACTCCTGGTCTGAGTTTGCAGAGCCCGTCGAATTTCGGCGAAATCACGAGCACGTTTGTTCCGGCGAACCGCGAAGCCAGCTCCCGCTGGATCGAACTCGGTCTGCGCTTGAACTTCTGA